One genomic region from Drosophila gunungcola strain Sukarami chromosome 2L unlocalized genomic scaffold, Dgunungcola_SK_2 000052F, whole genome shotgun sequence encodes:
- the LOC128253569 gene encoding serine-rich adhesin for platelets isoform X13, whose amino-acid sequence MEVIKPMDFSSFSAFCEHLNKSSQIATTTATATIPTTVNNGNGIYLEKMERQGKMELAAKERESQRLQLIPKKWNRREEYEFLRVLTGYGVDLHLSTPMGSSNGSSLTPDWTKFKQMAHLERKSDETLTDYYKVFVAMCKRQAGLKLSESERGLENIIEEIEKEHAKLILDRLEVLAKLREVARNPLLEERLKLCTMNADTPDWWEPGRHDKELITAVLKHGLYRSETFIFNDPNFSFGESEKRFIRELEAQIQRTIKLEAFNAEKAEKLAEAEKAAAAEKAAAEKAASVKNEVIDLDDELMTDESVIKKETSASPVKDEIKALESSEKKDTNVSTEAKKSEIEDSTKIEAEVKDEGELNENVSEKNTEGEPENLDKDKSIAESLIPETEEKNSNEDKMEVEELAIAENGEEKESSTEKCTEKKENTSSEEAQRKAADEEASKIDSDKIASKEEDKSTEDSESSEKESEYKAAAKTDDEKAEEPKEVSSKKQSEDVEKDIKSSTDAEAFEESPIEAEPEEAAPKKPAGDEEILDLVTGPTDPDDDEVMKEKEKAVEEECKKQAAELKARFPDLEVIQPATVKQQKLEKPKLEMCMIRWFKDFALERRIAHIVSCVESGKWPVDSKYSAFASCKGSTDLSIALHESIPHLSSLERRSTTPDVITITTDQGVTKHLQASQMQQVASSTSGTSASSGMPHVTQSKPSSATSLPGLDANSINAAVAAAVAAAAAGGNATSLSSLLPGMSLSAATGASGAGVGGMSVPSAGSGVGKKRKRHIAIDVETERAKLHALLNSSTMAPKDWESEIANMEALTGSSGRGRGGNSSSALSGMQPPPAHQHASLSRQSSGQFSKPAVPALKTPPPSMGAPMDLSSSLPKMNMTEMLKSASSAGAIDLSEVQDFSMPSKKSSVHAALSSAFPSMGSKSKLDDTLNKLMKKNNCTIEEPVIGKEKKRKKLDEIVLGLSAAKEQKTFPDPSLPSSKKPQIPPSVSVTPANLQSSANQQSNQKPFTITVTTVPGKSKGGSSSAGSGAGGSSSASGGGAGGSGLSALQNMAMGGLSSKDSLNALLAQTMATDPQTFLKQQQKMMQFLPPAQRKAYENMLAEMEQAMKISSKFSTNSPHDVKVNKWLSDMTSPLGDQLSIDYVGGGGAGGSGSGNSRRSNRQQGSSSQQSPSAAQLQKQQQQQQQQQQQQQQHSMSGPQNLTGEEPVPVINKQTGKRLGGNKAPQLKRLMQWLTENPNYEVDPKWLEQMQNPMSAPSPKPTTMDSSYGSSTAKSHGGRPSSNSSNASSSSHTQQQQQSSAAQSSAGGNSSSSKKSSRQQTAASAALDQAALQFGSLAGLNPSLLANLPGLGAFDPKNPLAAFDPKNPLLSMSFGGMPGMGNIPGLGNLNNMNLFASLAGMGGLGNLAGMDTQSLAALMAAAGPTLGGLTGASGGAGSGKSQVQSQSGGSSSAASSSSSASKKKQQQQQQQAQQQAQNEAAQLAAAISASTGGSSGGAGGKNAAASASQLAAGFPFLFPNPSLLYPPMGLGGLNPYSLGSSGLGSAYDQLAQQYNLLNGATSSASNTNSTQSKSHQSQSKASQSRNATAAANSAASLMNAMASMGGGASTVTTPSASASGSGRGRQSSSRNQSQTTPTAADMAQLSSLLMPGADPHLLESLSRMSNMDLAQATRLMSSLGMPPLPGTPSSSGGGNSSSSKRSSQAASEANAQAKEQQKWFESFTRGALPADLSALQAFSQSKMPSSSSSNTGTSTSSSKSSKSAAAAGASQLPQIPGMSSDFSQAFLAEMAAQAMAAAGGSLPLSGPGSLASLAGLTGGSAGGGSSSVSGSGSHSSSKRQREQDAFKQQMDYYTKTLGLGSGISLIPTSSAGGSSASSSSANAAAAAYAAALDAEQQHQQQQKALSKRSRGGDIHPTKEDLAAAALAVGLPLNLGASMSSIEKSLRGGSSSSSNSTPAPMSAEQDKVTLTPLNASGGGSGSSSSSSAAAAGLAANLPSQTTITIAPPISSGASTSSERSERSESRISLTITNAADAAKLPPPYEEADELIIQPILKKTTSANPGSSHGGSVEDLDTAGNTSVANLSGSSSSSAAAAAAAAAAEENRRSSNRLKRPRSGNEQGSSSVEGQPPEKRRELRSTRHTRSSADASTLNLSAGSESGAEERNE is encoded by the exons ATGGAGGTTATTAAACCCATGGACTTCAGCAGCTTTTCCGCGTTCTGCGAGCATCTCAACAAATCTTCACAAattgcaacaacaactgcaactgcaacaataccaacaacagTAAACAATGGAAATGGCATTTATTTGGAG AAAATGGAGCGGCAGGGAAAAATGGAACTGGCGGCCAAGGAACGCGAGTCTCAGCGCCTGCAGCTCATCCCGAAGAAGTGGAACCGTCGCGAGGAATACGAATTTCTGCGAGTTCTTACAGGATATGGTGTGGACCTACACCTTTCCACACCAATGGGATCCAGCAATGGAAGTTCCCTTACGCCTGACTGGACAAAGTTTAAGCAAATGGCTCATTTGGAGAGGAAGAGCGATGAAACACTGACGGATTATTATAAGGTTTTTGTGGCCATGTGCAAACGACAGGCAGGTTTGAAACTCTCGGAATCGGAGCGGGGTCTAGAAAATATCATTGAAGAAATCGAGAAGGAGCACGCTAAGCTCATACTGGATCGCCTGGAAGTTCTCGCCAAGCTCCGAGAAGTCGCTCGTAATCCTTTGCTCGAAGAACGCCTGAAACTCTGCACTATGAACGCGGATACACCCGATTGGTGGGAGCCTGGTCGTCACGACAAGGAATTGATTACTGCCGTCCTTAAGCACGGACTCTATCGCTCGGAAACCTTCATCTTTAATGATCCTAACTTTAGTTTTGGAGAGTCTGAAAAACGTTTCATTCGAGAGTTGGAAGCTCAAATTCAGCGCACCATCAAGCTGGAGGCATTCAATGCCGAAAAGGCAGAGAAACTAGCGGAAGCtgaaaaagcagcagcagctgaaaagGCTGCAGCAGAAAAAGCAGCTTCTGTCAAAAATGAGGTCATAGATTTGGATGATGAACTCATGACCGATGAGAGCGTCATTAAGAAGGAAACGTCGGCTAGCCctgtaaaagatgaaataaaaGCATTGGAAAGCTCAGAAAAGAAGGACACTAATGTCAGTACCGAAGCAAAGAAATCTGAGATCGAAGACTCTACAAAGATTGAAGCAGAGGTCAAGGACGAAGGGGAGTTAAATGAGAATGTCTCAGAGAAAAATACGGAAGGCGAACCTGAAAATTTGGATAAGGATAAATCCATCGCTGAAAGTTTGATTCCAGAAACCGAAGAGAAAAATTCAAACGAAGACAAAATGGAAGTTGAAGAGTTAGCCATAGCTGAAAATGGTGAGGAGAAGGAAAGCTCCACAGAGAAATGCACTGAGAAAAAGGAGAATACTTCTTCAGAGGAAGCTCAGAGAAAAGCTGCTGATGAAGAGGCCTCAAAAATAGATTCGGATAAAATTGCCTCCAAGGAAGAAGACAAATCCACTGAAGATTCAGAATCTTCTGAAAAGGAATCTGAATACAAGGCTGCTGCAAAGACTGATGATGAGAAAGCAGAAGAGCCAAAAGAAGTGTCTTCTAAGAAGCAATCGGAAGATGTGGAAAAAGATATAAAATCTTCTACTGATGCTGAGGCCTTTGAGGAATCTCCAATAGAAGCTGAACCTGAAGAAGCTGCCCCCAAGAAACCTGCTGGAGATGAAGAGATACTTGACCTAGTGACTGGACCTACAGATCCCGATGATGACGAGGTGATGAAGGAGAAAGAAAAAGCCGTAGAAGAAGAGTGCAAGAAGCAGGCGGCCGAACTCAAAGCGCGCTTCCCCGATCTAGAAGTAATCCAACCCGCCACGGTCAAACAGCAAAAGCTGGAGAAGCCCAAGCTTGAGATGTGCATGATCCGGTGGTTCAAGGATTTCGCTTTGGAGCGCCGCATCGCACACATCGTGTCCTGCGTTGAGTCTGGAAAGTGGCCAGTGGATAGCAAGTACAGTGCCTTTGCCAGCTGCAAGGGATCCACCGATCTGAGCATTGCCCTTCACGAATCCATTCCTCACCTGAGCAGTTTGGAACGTCGCTCCACAACACCTGATGTGATTACCATTACTACGGACCAGGGTGTGACGAAGCACCTGCAGGCCTCGCAGATGCAGCAGGTGGCCAGTTCGACTTCCGGTACGTCCGCTTCCTCGGGAATGCCCCATGTCACCCAATCGAAGCCCTCGTCGGCCACTAGTTTACCCGGCTTGGATGCCAATAGCATTAATGCTGCAGTGGCAGCAgccgttgctgctgcggcagcGGGAGGAAACGCCACCTCCCTATCATCCCTGCTCCCTGGAATGTCGCTGAGTGCTGCGACTGGCGCTTCAGGCGCAGGAGTGGGCGGGATGAGCGTCCCAAGTGCTGGATCAGGAGTGGGCAAAAAGCGCAAGCGACACATCGCCATTGACGTAGAGACGGAACGGGCTAAATTGCACGCTCTGCTGAACAGTTCGACAA TGGCACCAAAAGACTGGGAAAGTGAGATTGCCAATATGGAAGCCTTGACTGGCTCCTCTGGCCGTGGACGAGGAGGCAATTCTTCCTCGGCTTTAAGTGGTATGCAGCCGCCCCCAGCTCACCAACATGCTTCGCTCTCGCGACAGTCCTCCGGGCAGTTCAGCAAGCCAGCTGTCCCCGCCCTAAAGACACCTCCACCTTCGATGGGCGCACCTATGGATCTGTCCTCAAG CCTGCCCAAGATGAACATGACGGAGATGCTGAAGTCGGCTTCTAGTGCGGGAGCCATCGACTTGAGCGAAGTGCAGGACTTCTCCATGCCTTCCAAGAAGTCCAGCGTGCATGCTGCTCTTAGTTCCGCATTCCCTTCAATGGGCAGCAAGAGCAAATTAGATGACACGCTCAACAAACTGATGAAGAAGAACAACTGC ACCATAGAAGAGCCCGTGATTGGCAAGGAGAAAAAGCGTAAGAAGTTGGATGAGATTGTGCTCGGCCTATCGGCGGCTAAAGAGCAAAAAACCTTCCCTGACCCATCGCTGCCATCTTCGAAAAAGCCGCAAATCCCGCCAAGCGTCTCTGTTACTCCGGCAAATCTGCAATCCTCGGCCAACCAGCAGTCCAACCAGAAACCCTTTACCATCACTGTTACCACAGTGCCCGGAA AGTCCAAGGGCGGATCGTCCAGCGCTGGATCAGGCGCCGGAGGAAGCTCATCGGCCAGCGGCGGAGGAGCCGGTGGCAGCGGGTTGAGCGCCCTCCAGAACATGGCAATGGGGGGTCTGTCCTCCAAGGACAGTCTGAACGCTCTTCTGGCCCAGACCATGGCCACCGATCCGCAGACGTTCctcaagcagcagcagaagatGATGCAGTTTCTGCCGCCTGCCCAGCGAAAGGCGTACGAGAACATGCTGGCCGAGATGGAGCAGGCCATGAAGATCAGCTCCAAGTTTTCGACCAACTCCCCGCACGACGTCAAGGTCAACAAGTGGCTTTCGGATATGACAAGTCCACTGGGCGACCAGCTCAGCATTGACTACGTGGGCGGTGGCGGAGCAGGTGGTTCTGGAAGTGGCAACAGTCGACGCTCCAACCGCCAGCAAGGCAGTTCTTCCCAACAATCTCCGAGTGCTGCCCAGCtccagaagcagcagcaacaacaacaacaacagcagcagcaacagcagcaacattcaATGTCAGGGCCTCAGAATTTGACAGGAGAGGAACCTGTACCCGTGATCAATAAGCAGACTGGCAAGCGTTTGGGAGGTAACAAGGCGCCGCAGCTCAAGCGGCTCATGCAATG GCTCACGGAAAACCCCAATTACGAGGTGGATCCGAAGTGGTTGGAACAAATGCAAAATCCAATGTCAGCACCGTCGCCCAAACCCACAACTATGGACAGCAGCTATGGCTCCTCGACAGCAAAGTCCCATGGCGGACGCCCGTCGTCCAATTCGAGCAACGCTTCATCCTCTTCCCATacccaacaacagcaacaatcaTCTGCAGCTCAATCGTCAGCGGGAGGTAACTCTAGCAGCTCCAAGAAGTCATCCCGCCAGCAAACGGCAGCATCAGCTGCTCTGGACCAGGCTGCTTTACAATTTGGCTCTCTAGCCGGTCTAAATCCCAGCCTGCTGGCCAATCTTCCTGGACTGGGAGCCTTTGATCCCAAGAATCCTCTTGCTGCCTTTGATCCCAAGAACCCGCTGCTTTCCATGTCATTCGGAGGAATGCCCGGAATGGGTAACATTCCTGGACTAGGTAACCTCAACAACATGAACCTGTTTGCAAGTCTGGCAGGAATGGGAGGACTGGGAAATCTGGCGGGAATGGACACCCAGTCGTTGGCTGCGCTTATGGCTGCTGCCGGACCAACTCTAGGCGGATTGACGGGTGCTTCCGGAGGAGCGGGCTCCGGCAAGAGCCAGGTGCAGTCGCAGTCGGGTGGTAGCTCATCTGCGGCTTCCTCGTCCTCTTCGGCCAGCAagaaaaagcagcagcagcaacagcaacaagctCAACAGCAGGCGCAAAATGAAGCTGCTCAATTGGCGGCTGCTATCAGCGCCAGCACTGGAGGATCCTCTGGTGGAGCTGGTGGCAAGAATGCAGCAGCCTCTGCATCCCAACTGGCGGCCGGCTTCCCCTTCTTGTTTCCGAATCCTTCGTTGCTGTATCCGCCCATGGGATTGGGTGGGCTTAATCCATATTCTTTGGGATCCAGTGGCCTGGGTTCCGCATACGATCAGCTGGCCCAGCAGTATAATCTGCTTAACGGAGCCACTTCATCCGCCTCAAACACGAACTCCACGCAATCGAAATCCCATCAGTCGCAATCAAAGGCCAGTCAGTCTAGGAACGCCACAGCGGCTGCCAACTCAGCAGCCAGTCTAATGAATGCCATGGCCAGCATGGGCGGTGGAGCTAGTACGGTAACCACCCCCTCAGCCTCAGCATCAGGATCCGGACGTGGCAGGCAGTCGAGCAGCAGAAACCAATCCCAAACCACACCCACAGCGGCAGACATGGCTCAACTGAGTAGCTTACTCATGCCAGGGGCGGATCCGCATCTCCTTGAATCGCTGAGTCGCATGAGTAATATGGATTTGGCGCAGGCCACTCGGTTGATGAGCTCACTGGGAATGCCGCCACTGCCAGGAACACCCAGCTCTTCCGGTGGAGGAAACTCATCCTCGAGCAAGAGGAGCAGCCAAGCCGCTAGTGAAGCAAACGCCCAGGCAAAGGAGCAGCAAAAGTGGTTTGAGAGCTTTACCCGCGGAGCCCTGCCCGCGGATTTATCAGCCCTTCAGGCCTTCTCGCAGTCCAAAATGCCTTCGTCGTCCAGCTCCAATACAGGAACATCAACTTCCTCCAGCAAAAGCTCGAAGTCTGCTGCAGCGGCGGGGGCATCACAACTGCCACAGATACCTGGAATGTCCAGTGATTTCTCACAGGCCTTCTTAGCCGAAATGGCTGCTCAGGCGATGGCGGCTGCTGGCGGATCCCTGCCTCTTAGTGGTCCCGGTTCCTTGGCCAGCTTGGCTGGCTTAACTGGTGGCTCTGCGGGAGGAGGAAGTTCCTCAGTGTCGGGAAGTGGCAGCCACTCGTCTTCAAAACGACAGCGTGAGCAGGACGCttttaaacaacaaatggATTACTACACCAAGACCTTGGGCTTGGGATCAGGAATCTCGCTGATACCCACCTCCTCGGCTGGAGGATCATCCGCATCCTCCAGTTCGGCGAACGCAGCAGCCGCTGCCTATGCGGCAGCTTTGGATGCagagcaacaacatcagcaacagcagaagGCGCTCTCCAAACGCTCACGCGGTGGTGATATACATCCTACAAAGGAGGACCTGGCCGCTGCTGCCCTTGCTGTCGGACTACCCCTGAACCTGGGAGCCAGCATGAGCAGCATTGAGAAGAGTCTAAGAGGCGGAAGTAGCTCCAGCAGTAACTCCACGCCAGCGCCCATGTCTGCTGAACAAGACAAGGTTACATTGACGCCCCTGAACGCCTCTGGAGGTGGTTCAGGAAGCTCCTCTTCCAGTTCTGCAGCTGCTGCGGGGCTGGCGGCCAATCTGCCAAGTCAAACAACAATAACCATAGCTCCCCCCATCAGCAGTGGAGCCAGCACTAGTAGCGAACGTTCGGAGCGCTCCGAGTCACGCATCTCGCTAACCATTACCAACGCAGCGGATGCAGCGAAACTGCCGCCGCCCTACGAAGAAGCCGACGAGCTGATCATACAACCCATACTCAAAAAGACGACATCTGCCAATCCGGGCAGTAGTCATGGCGGAAGTGTGGAGGATCTGGACACAGCTGGAAACACTTCAGTGGCTAATCTGAGTGGCTCATCGTCCAGTTCTGCGGCCGCGGCGGCTGCTGCAGCGGCAGCCGAAGAGAATCGTCGCTCTTCCAACCGCCTGAAGCGCCCGAGGTCTGGAAACGAACAGGGATCCAGTTCCGTAGAGGGACAACCGCCTGAGAAGCGACGGGAGCTGCGATCCACTCGACACACACGCTCCTCGGCGGATGCCAGCACTCTAAATCTCTCCGCAGGAAGCGAGTCAGGAGCGGAGGAGCGGAACGAATGA